The following coding sequences are from one Phenylobacterium glaciei window:
- a CDS encoding FecR family protein: MSPRTDPGATEALRDEALAWLVRVQSDAATGDDWSALTDWLEASEQHQAAFEAVEALAAEVADQAAQIAPRLAPSTGEVQAFRPRPAATRRGGFIAALAAAAAVLVVSPLAWRAYEGPATTYETGVGQTREIALADGSHIRLNGGSKLTVRLGWRARRVEMAQAEATFDVAKDPSRPFLISVGDQQVRVVGTEFNIRHDDRTVVVSVRRGVVEVRQPALGPAPVARLTVGQALHHVEGARTSRVSAVAPDAAFAWTQGRLICEDQPLSEIVAALNRRYPTPIRVSEAVGRRRFSGVLDLGDQAVLVDRLSRYLSLTVVRTGAEITLR; the protein is encoded by the coding sequence ATGAGCCCGCGCACCGACCCCGGCGCGACCGAGGCCCTGCGCGACGAGGCGCTGGCCTGGCTCGTGCGCGTGCAGTCCGACGCCGCCACCGGCGACGACTGGTCGGCCCTGACCGACTGGCTGGAGGCCTCCGAACAGCATCAGGCCGCCTTCGAGGCGGTCGAGGCCCTGGCCGCCGAGGTCGCCGACCAGGCCGCGCAGATCGCACCGCGCCTGGCGCCGTCCACCGGCGAGGTTCAGGCCTTCCGGCCCCGGCCGGCCGCAACCCGACGTGGGGGGTTCATCGCCGCCCTGGCCGCTGCCGCCGCCGTCCTGGTGGTGTCGCCGCTGGCCTGGCGCGCCTATGAGGGTCCGGCGACCACCTACGAGACCGGCGTCGGCCAGACCCGCGAGATCGCCCTGGCCGACGGCAGCCACATCCGTCTGAACGGCGGCTCCAAACTGACCGTACGCCTGGGCTGGCGCGCCCGGCGTGTGGAGATGGCCCAGGCCGAGGCCACCTTCGACGTGGCCAAGGACCCGTCCCGCCCCTTCCTGATCTCGGTGGGCGACCAGCAGGTGCGGGTGGTCGGCACCGAGTTCAACATCCGCCATGACGACAGGACCGTGGTGGTGAGCGTCCGCCGCGGCGTCGTCGAGGTGCGTCAGCCTGCCCTGGGCCCCGCCCCGGTGGCGCGGCTCACCGTCGGCCAGGCCCTGCATCACGTGGAGGGCGCGCGCACCTCCCGGGTCAGCGCCGTGGCGCCTGACGCCGCCTTCGCCTGGACCCAGGGCCGCCTGATCTGCGAGGACCAGCCCCTGTCGGAAATCGTCGCGGCGTTGAACCGCCGCTACCCCACCCCGATCCGGGTGTCGGAGGCGGTCGGCCGCCGCCGCTTCTCCGGCGTGCTCGACCTTGGCGACCAAGCGGTGCTGGTGGACCGGCTGTCCCGCTACCTGTCGTTGACGGTTGTTCGCACCGGCGCGGAAATCACTCTACGCTGA
- a CDS encoding RNA polymerase sigma factor translates to MDASDPLLAVYLERRPELVRYFRVRLRSEEAAEDLVQDIYLKISGRPPEDIGNPAAYLYRLGTNLMLDKIKQARRAGHRDAAWRDVHTSASGGEDISETPPADEALDARQRLDQIIETVNDLPPQVREAFRLHKLEGLSHAETAAAMKISRSSVEKHIMASLKRILARVGR, encoded by the coding sequence TTGGACGCTTCTGATCCCCTGCTGGCCGTCTATCTGGAGCGTCGCCCCGAGCTGGTGCGCTATTTCCGCGTCCGGCTGCGGTCGGAGGAGGCCGCCGAGGATCTGGTGCAGGACATCTATCTGAAGATCTCCGGCCGTCCGCCGGAAGACATCGGCAATCCCGCCGCCTATCTCTATCGGCTGGGCACGAACCTGATGCTCGACAAGATCAAGCAGGCGAGGCGCGCCGGCCATCGCGACGCCGCCTGGCGCGACGTCCACACCAGCGCCTCCGGCGGAGAGGACATCTCCGAGACCCCGCCCGCCGACGAGGCGCTGGACGCCCGCCAACGCCTCGACCAGATCATTGAGACCGTCAACGACCTGCCGCCCCAGGTGCGCGAGGCCTTCCGCCTGCACAAGCTGGAGGGGCTCAGCCACGCCGAGACCGCCGCGGCCATGAAGATCTCCCGTTCCAGCGTGGAGAAACACATCATGGCCAGCCTCAAGCGCATCCTGGCCAGGGTGGGACGATGA
- a CDS encoding thermostable hemolysin: MEVMMVDDGALQGRLQFDAERVRRFTSVEPRVISIHHLLAPERLRVEAFLEAAYDRAFQGRIRNHYPTLMSVQDRQGTILAAVGFRFAGLGPLFLEQYLDEPVEAALTAKLAVPTDRAAVAEIGNLASESGGASLFLFLALARHLDQRGCTHAVATATRQLRRSFARVGFATQPLTRAEPARLGGGAADWGAYYSRDPEVLAGAIAPALPALAQMLTADPIAEADVIPRLHPACRGEV; this comes from the coding sequence ATGGAAGTGATGATGGTCGATGACGGGGCCCTTCAGGGGCGTCTGCAATTCGACGCCGAACGGGTGCGGCGCTTCACCTCGGTGGAGCCGCGGGTGATCTCGATCCACCACCTGCTTGCCCCCGAGCGGCTGCGGGTCGAGGCCTTCCTGGAGGCGGCCTATGACCGCGCCTTCCAGGGCAGAATCCGCAACCACTATCCGACCCTGATGAGCGTGCAGGACCGCCAGGGGACCATCCTCGCTGCGGTGGGGTTCCGGTTCGCCGGCCTCGGGCCGTTGTTCCTCGAGCAGTATCTGGACGAGCCGGTGGAGGCCGCCCTGACCGCCAAACTGGCGGTTCCGACCGACCGCGCCGCCGTGGCCGAGATCGGCAACCTGGCCTCGGAAAGTGGCGGCGCCTCGCTGTTCCTGTTCCTGGCCCTGGCCCGCCATCTCGACCAGCGCGGTTGCACCCACGCCGTCGCCACCGCCACCCGGCAACTGCGCCGCAGCTTCGCCCGGGTCGGCTTCGCCACCCAGCCCCTGACCCGCGCCGAACCCGCCCGGCTCGGCGGCGGCGCGGCCGACTGGGGCGCCTATTACAGCCGTGACCCGGAGGTCCTGGCCGGCGCCATCGCCCCGGCCCTGCCGGCCCTGGCCCAGATGCTGACCGCCGATCCCATCGCCGAGGCCGACGTCATCCCCCGCCTGCATCCCGCCTGCCGGGGAGAGGTGTGA
- a CDS encoding AMP-binding protein — protein sequence MSRVLQAIAAHALSKPQAVALSGGDQSFTYAQLAQAIEDAAAQLAGLAHLKSPDAPVAVMLENGPAWVILDLALVKLGWPSLPIPGFFTPAQRDHAVADSGAGLLISAEDAGAQLRIAGIELTATPLATAAPRLPAGTAKITYTSGSTGQPKGVCLSQDQMEAVAASLVQMIGADYAGRHLPLLPLSILLENVAGLYATLIGGGRYHVLPPTELGLDNPFRPDLARLTAAIAGEGATSLILVPELLRAVLMVMSFTGARFPNLNLVAVGGAKVAPQLLAQAQALGLPVYEGYGLSECASVVTLNTPSAHQTGAAGRPLPHLTVEIDSGGEIIVSPRPFLGYAGGQPALGPVRTGDLGRFDADGFLHIDGRRANTIINAYGRNIAPEWVESELLAQAEIRQAIVFGEGQAQLGALLVPLAPDMAAADLEAAVARANRNLPAYAQIGRWQVRAPFDPAAGELTGNGRPRRAVLLTHPFVEAQA from the coding sequence ATGAGCCGGGTCCTGCAGGCCATTGCGGCCCACGCCCTCTCCAAGCCCCAGGCCGTGGCCCTGAGCGGCGGCGACCAGAGCTTCACATACGCCCAGCTGGCTCAGGCCATCGAGGACGCCGCGGCGCAGCTGGCGGGTCTGGCGCACCTGAAGTCGCCCGACGCGCCGGTGGCCGTCATGCTGGAGAACGGTCCGGCCTGGGTCATCCTCGACCTGGCCCTCGTCAAGCTGGGCTGGCCCAGCCTGCCGATCCCTGGATTCTTCACCCCGGCCCAGCGCGACCACGCCGTCGCCGACTCAGGCGCGGGCCTGCTGATCTCGGCCGAGGACGCCGGCGCCCAGCTGCGGATCGCTGGGATCGAGCTCACGGCGACGCCGCTGGCGACTGCTGCGCCGCGCCTTCCGGCCGGCACCGCCAAGATCACCTACACCTCCGGCTCTACAGGCCAGCCCAAGGGGGTCTGCCTGTCTCAGGACCAGATGGAGGCGGTGGCCGCCTCCCTGGTGCAGATGATCGGCGCCGACTATGCGGGGCGGCACCTGCCCCTGCTGCCGCTCTCCATCCTGCTGGAGAATGTGGCGGGCCTTTACGCCACCCTGATAGGCGGCGGCCGCTATCACGTCCTACCGCCTACGGAGCTGGGCCTGGATAACCCCTTCCGCCCCGACCTGGCTCGCCTCACCGCGGCGATCGCCGGGGAGGGGGCCACCAGCCTGATCCTGGTTCCCGAGCTGCTGCGCGCCGTGCTGATGGTGATGAGCTTCACCGGCGCGCGGTTCCCGAACCTCAACCTAGTCGCCGTCGGCGGCGCCAAGGTCGCCCCGCAACTGCTGGCCCAGGCCCAGGCCCTCGGCCTGCCGGTCTATGAGGGCTACGGGCTAAGCGAGTGCGCCTCGGTGGTGACCCTCAACACACCCTCCGCCCACCAGACAGGCGCTGCGGGCCGGCCCTTGCCGCACCTTACCGTGGAGATCGACTCCGGCGGCGAGATTATCGTCAGCCCGCGGCCCTTCCTCGGCTATGCGGGCGGCCAGCCTGCTCTGGGCCCGGTCCGCACTGGCGATCTGGGCCGGTTTGACGCCGACGGCTTCCTGCACATCGACGGGCGGCGCGCCAACACCATCATCAACGCCTATGGCCGCAACATCGCGCCGGAATGGGTGGAGAGCGAGCTGCTGGCCCAGGCCGAGATCCGCCAGGCCATCGTGTTTGGCGAGGGCCAGGCACAGCTGGGCGCCCTGCTGGTGCCGCTCGCGCCGGACATGGCGGCCGCCGATCTTGAGGCCGCTGTCGCGCGCGCCAACCGTAACCTGCCCGCCTACGCCCAGATCGGCCGCTGGCAAGTCCGCGCGCCCTTCGATCCCGCCGCTGGGGAGCTGACCGGCAACGGCCGGCCCCGCCGCGCGGTGCTGCTGACCCACCCCTTTGTCGAAGCCCAAGCCTAG
- a CDS encoding TenA family transcriptional regulator, translated as MTFFERLITETLEGQATLAAVPQIQDGLAGRISRETYIAYLTEAYHHVCHTVPLMQAAKAGLDDAHAHFREALDEYIAEETGHEAWILNDIRHCGGDAEAVRRGPPRPATQAMVDYAYDYIARINPMGFFGMVLVLEGTSVQLATQGASAVAKSLHLGPECFSYLTSHGSLDQEHLVFFQKLMDQVDDPADQSAIIEVAKGIFDRFAEVFRAIPHDRELAHAV; from the coding sequence GTGACCTTCTTCGAACGACTTATCACCGAGACCCTGGAGGGCCAGGCCACCCTGGCCGCCGTGCCGCAAATCCAGGACGGCCTGGCCGGCAGGATCTCTCGCGAAACCTACATCGCCTATCTCACCGAGGCCTATCACCACGTCTGTCACACCGTGCCCCTGATGCAGGCGGCCAAGGCAGGGCTCGACGACGCCCACGCCCACTTCCGCGAGGCCCTGGACGAGTACATCGCCGAGGAGACAGGCCACGAAGCCTGGATCCTCAACGACATCCGCCATTGCGGGGGTGACGCCGAGGCGGTGCGCCGCGGCCCGCCGCGCCCCGCCACCCAGGCCATGGTCGACTACGCCTACGACTACATCGCCCGCATCAATCCGATGGGCTTCTTCGGCATGGTGCTGGTCCTGGAAGGGACCAGCGTGCAGCTGGCCACCCAGGGCGCCTCGGCGGTGGCCAAGAGCCTGCACCTGGGGCCGGAATGCTTCAGCTACCTGACCTCGCACGGCTCGCTGGACCAGGAGCACCTGGTCTTCTTCCAGAAGCTGATGGACCAGGTGGACGACCCCGCCGACCAGTCCGCGATCATCGAGGTGGCCAAGGGGATCTTTGACCGCTTCGCCGAGGTGTTCCGCGCCATCCCTCACGACCGGGAGCTGGCCCATGCGGTTTGA
- a CDS encoding SDR family NAD(P)-dependent oxidoreductase, which translates to MRFEDQEILLTGGAGGLGALISAQLTAEGARVTVMDRVAPTQAVGFLKADLSTPAGLEDAAAAVSGKVWDIVVNLAGIQHFGPLERQSPSHLLASYMVNLVAPVRLTQAALPAMKARGRGQIVNVGSVFGSINFAHFVTYSSAKAGLRGFSQALRRELAGTGLAVTYVAPRAVRTALNSAEVMAFAKLTHMNMDEPKQIAARIVDAIGARRRDVYFGFPESLFVRLNAIFPGLIDRALSANDRKAATLFAR; encoded by the coding sequence ATGCGGTTTGAGGACCAGGAAATCCTGCTCACCGGCGGGGCCGGCGGGCTCGGCGCCCTGATCAGCGCCCAACTCACCGCCGAGGGCGCGCGGGTCACGGTGATGGACCGGGTCGCGCCGACCCAGGCTGTCGGCTTCCTGAAGGCCGACCTGTCGACGCCGGCGGGGCTTGAAGACGCCGCTGCGGCGGTGTCGGGCAAAGTCTGGGACATCGTGGTCAACCTGGCGGGCATCCAGCACTTCGGACCCCTGGAGCGGCAGTCCCCCAGCCACCTGCTGGCCAGCTACATGGTCAATCTGGTGGCCCCCGTGCGCCTGACCCAGGCGGCGCTGCCGGCCATGAAGGCCCGCGGCAGGGGCCAGATCGTCAATGTCGGCTCCGTGTTCGGCTCCATCAACTTCGCCCACTTCGTCACCTATTCCAGCGCCAAAGCCGGGCTTCGCGGCTTCAGCCAGGCCTTGCGGCGAGAACTGGCGGGGACCGGACTGGCGGTCACCTATGTGGCGCCGCGCGCGGTGCGCACCGCGCTGAACTCCGCCGAGGTGATGGCCTTCGCCAAGCTCACCCACATGAACATGGACGAGCCCAAGCAGATCGCCGCCCGCATCGTCGACGCCATCGGTGCGCGGCGCCGGGACGTCTATTTCGGCTTCCCAGAGAGCCTGTTCGTCCGCCTTAACGCCATCTTCCCAGGCCTCATCGACCGCGCCCTGTCGGCGAACGACCGCAAGGCCGCCACCCTGTTCGCCCGCTGA
- a CDS encoding tetratricopeptide repeat protein — translation MKLAPYLLALSLTASAAAAAEPPGFESRLDGLADSWAHVNYEVRDTAARATEAERLAGQAEALARQYPNRAEPLVWEAIAQATEAGAKGGLGGLALAKSARGLLQKAEKINPAALGDGSVYTTLGSLYAQVPGFPIGFGDPAKARTYLSKALAANPGGIDPNYFQGDFLLRQGDAAGAVKVLDRALAAPPRPGREVADRGRRAEATALLAKARQKLKS, via the coding sequence ATGAAACTCGCCCCCTATCTCCTCGCCCTGTCCCTCACCGCCAGCGCGGCGGCGGCGGCCGAGCCCCCCGGCTTCGAGAGCCGCCTCGACGGCCTCGCCGACAGTTGGGCCCACGTGAACTACGAGGTGCGAGACACCGCGGCCCGGGCCACGGAGGCCGAACGCCTGGCCGGCCAGGCCGAGGCGCTCGCCCGGCAATATCCCAACCGCGCCGAACCCCTGGTCTGGGAGGCCATCGCCCAGGCGACCGAGGCCGGCGCCAAGGGGGGGCTGGGCGGCCTGGCGCTCGCCAAGAGCGCGCGGGGCCTGCTGCAGAAGGCCGAGAAGATCAATCCCGCCGCCCTAGGCGACGGCTCGGTCTACACGACCCTCGGCTCCCTCTACGCCCAGGTGCCTGGCTTCCCCATCGGGTTCGGCGATCCCGCCAAGGCGCGGACCTATCTGTCCAAGGCCCTTGCGGCCAATCCGGGCGGCATCGATCCGAACTATTTCCAGGGCGACTTCCTGCTGCGGCAGGGGGACGCCGCCGGCGCGGTGAAGGTCCTGGATCGCGCGCTCGCCGCCCCGCCGCGACCGGGCCGCGAGGTGGCTGACCGCGGCCGTCGGGCCGAGGCCACGGCCCTGCTGGCCAAGGCCCGTCAGAAACTCAAGTCCTAG